The region GTTAGCCGGATCGGGGGCAAAGAAAATCGCAATCGAGTCGGACAGCATGACCGTCGCCGGGTTTAACGCGATCAAGTCAAAACTGCCCGAAATTGAGTGGGTCGATACCAGCGGCGTCTTGCTGAAGCAACGGATGATCAAGGACAGCGAAGAGATCGAAGTGCTTCGCAGTGCGGTCCGGATTAACGAGCGGGCGTTACAATCGGTGCTCGCCAAGCTCGGGCCAGACTGGACGGAACTCGAGGTCGCGTACGAATTGGAATCGACCATCCGAAGACTCGGCGCGACGGGTTTCAGTTTCGACCCAATTATCGGGGCCGGCCCAGGCGGTGCGAAGCCTCACTACAGTCCCGACCAGACCGTTCTGGGTGACCATTCGACGCTGCTGATCGACTGGGGCACCAAACTGGGTGGCTATGCGAGCGACCTGACGCGGTGTTTTCATTACGGCAATCCGCCGGCGAAATTTGCGGGGGCATACCAAGCGGTGCTCGATTCTCAACTCGCCGCGATCGACGCGATCCGGCCCGGTGCGACCGCAAAATCGGTGGACGAAGCCTCGCGATCGGTACTAAAAAAAGCGGGACTTGCCGAGTATTTTGTGCATGGACTCGGGCACGGCGTGGGACTGCAAATCCACGAAT is a window of Roseiconus lacunae DNA encoding:
- a CDS encoding M24 family metallopeptidase, with the translated sequence MSERIKTLTKQLDEIGADAFYVVDEINVRYLTGFTGDSSSLLISRSGALMLSDGRYKEQLDEECPGLRYEIKSPSQRPDAFTADVLAGSGAKKIAIESDSMTVAGFNAIKSKLPEIEWVDTSGVLLKQRMIKDSEEIEVLRSAVRINERALQSVLAKLGPDWTELEVAYELESTIRRLGATGFSFDPIIGAGPGGAKPHYSPDQTVLGDHSTLLIDWGTKLGGYASDLTRCFHYGNPPAKFAGAYQAVLDSQLAAIDAIRPGATAKSVDEASRSVLKKAGLAEYFVHGLGHGVGLQIHESPRLSGVSEDILQPGMVITVEPGVYFEGEFGIRIEDDILVTEDGNEVLSGFPKGLDDCHLIL